The stretch of DNA CCCTTCTGCCCGAGATCCCCCTTGAGCAGCGAGCGATAGAGCGCCTCGTTCATCGGCTTGCCCGCGCGTCGCGCGGCCAGCATAGCCCGCACGATATCGTCGAGCGAGCGCTTGCCCTTAGAGGCCGCACGAATCTGCGCATCGACCACCGCGAAATAGAGCGAGCCGCGATCGTAAGGCAGCACCCGGATGCGCGTATCGCGCCAGAAGCCATCCGGAATCTCGGCATTGGGCGTCGCGATCTTGGCATTGGTATAATAGCGCGCCACCGTCTCGTTCAGATCGGCGAGGAAATCCTTGGTCGAGATCATCCCGGCGCGATAGGGCAAGGCGCGCTGGTAGTAGACCGCCAGCCCCTCCCCGAACCATGAGCGGTCAAGCCCGTCGGCTACGTCCATCGATCCGTCCAGCGAATTGACCCAACTGTGCAGCATCTCGTGCGCCAGCAGCGAGCGCAGATCGGCAGGCGTCGAGGTCTGGTTGAAGGTGAACGCGAAGCTGTCGACCAGGCCGATACCGCTGCCGGGATTCTTGGTGTTGGTCCGCCCGAACACCCCGAAACTGGGCGGCGTATAGCCGAAGAAACGACCATAGAAACGATGCAGATCGCCCGCCCAGCGCATCGTCGGCGCCATATCGAACGCGGGCTTGCCCTGCCAGACACCGAAGAAACCATCGCTCGCCGGACCGAAGCTGCCGGGATGCCCGCCCATGACGTAAATCGAGCCCAGCCGCTCGGGCGCCAGCGCCTCGTGACTCCAGGCATCGCCCATGCCGATGCTGGAGGCGCCGATGCTGGAGGCGCCGACACCGTGGGTTGCGCTTCCAGAATCGTAACGGGAGAAATCCCAGCTCACATGCACACGCCGCGCGACGTGGTCGACCGGCACCAGCAAGAACGCATTCGACGCCGCCGCAAAAGTGCCGCCCTCGGTGCGCATTTCGTACTGCGGCAAGGCGAGCGGCGGCGCATCGGCATGGATCGGCACGCGGTATTCCACGCGGATCGCGCCACTCACGGCACGTCCGGCGATCCAGCGCCGCAGCGTGTTCGAACCGTCCTGCACCTCGTCGCGGCTCATGACTGCAAGTGCCCCTGCCGCATCCGAAAAGCGCAGATCCGTCAGATCGTTCGCGCTCGTCACCAGTGTATTGGCGACCACCGGCAACGCAAAGACTGCCTCCCCCGCCGAAGCCTTCTCTCCTTCGACGGCGATCGAGACATCGACATAGGGTATGTGCCCCTTCCCATCCGGCGCGGCGGGCACAAGGCGTACCGCCATTTCGGGCGCAGGGGCCTGCGCACCTGTCTGCAGCAGAAGTACAGGTGCAAGGCTGAAGGCGAGCGAGGCAGGGCGTGTCGTCATGTCGTGCAGACTATCGAGGAAACCGCGCAAAATCCGCCGTCTTCTGGCCTGCCGCGATCCACACTTGCGCATTCTTTATGCGCGCCGGTTCCATTACTCCGCAAACCGGATGGGAAGTCGCTTCGTGCTCTTGAGGTCTTCCAGGATG from Novosphingobium sp. 9 encodes:
- a CDS encoding peptidase M61, with protein sequence MTTRPASLAFSLAPVLLLQTGAQAPAPEMAVRLVPAAPDGKGHIPYVDVSIAVEGEKASAGEAVFALPVVANTLVTSANDLTDLRFSDAAGALAVMSRDEVQDGSNTLRRWIAGRAVSGAIRVEYRVPIHADAPPLALPQYEMRTEGGTFAAASNAFLLVPVDHVARRVHVSWDFSRYDSGSATHGVGASSIGASSIGMGDAWSHEALAPERLGSIYVMGGHPGSFGPASDGFFGVWQGKPAFDMAPTMRWAGDLHRFYGRFFGYTPPSFGVFGRTNTKNPGSGIGLVDSFAFTFNQTSTPADLRSLLAHEMLHSWVNSLDGSMDVADGLDRSWFGEGLAVYYQRALPYRAGMISTKDFLADLNETVARYYTNAKIATPNAEIPDGFWRDTRIRVLPYDRGSLYFAVVDAQIRAASKGKRSLDDIVRAMLAARRAGKPMNEALYRSLLKGDLGQKGVAGLDAMLAGGVQLPPSDAFGPQFRRIQVPLRRFDLGFDPASLIGRPRIVQGLIAGSEAQKAGLRDGDEIVNTFPQDKLQGDQTAWLTLDVRRDGQTFSLRYQPRGETVMAYQWVAAR